TTCCTTTTACCAATAACTCCGGCAATTCCAATACTGAAATAATAATGTTCTCTTACCAATTCGGTCACCGCTATGCGGTATTGCGCATTGAATATAAAATAAGCTTCATTAAATAAATTCACCTGAAAGCCGCCGCCGGCGGGAATAAAAGCGCCCCAGTAACCTTTGAATTTTGAGATGCCGGTACCAATCTGCATAAAGGGACTTACCCAGTATTTATTGGAGAACAGTTTTCCTTTCAGCGACACATCGCCTTCCAGCAACAGGTTATCCTGCCCCAATGAAACGCCGTCTTTGGTTTTATAATCCAGGAAGCTGCCGGTTAAAGTAGAAGTGAAATCAAAATGCCGGTTCAACCCGTTGATATAATTCAACGCCAGCCCGGGCGTCATATCCTTTAACTTACCGGAAGTTTTAAAATCATTGAAGAAGAAATAAATACCTAATGTAGGCCGCTGTATATAGTCATCCTGGCTAAAAGCAGGCACCAGTAATGGCAGGATAGCCAGCAGAAATCCTACGTTTTTTTTCATAACCGGTTTGGTTTGGAGAACCGTACCGGACAAAAATAACAGGTGGCTGCAAACTGAAGAAATTAATTATTACCAGCGATTTCACCATCGTCGGGTTTGTTCTTACCCAGGTACTCGATCTTCACCTTCGTTAAACCATGGCCAGTATAACCCAGGGCAACGGCAGCAGCCTTGCTCATATCTATAAGCCGGGGATTAGAAGGGTGCATGCGGTCGTTGATCTTAACCAACACCGTTTTCTTATTTCTGAGGTTGGTAACTTTTATCCAGCAATTGAGCGGGAGTGTATTGCAGGCGGCAGTCAGCTTTTTCTGGGTGAACACCACATCGGTGCAGGTACGTTGACCTTCAAACTTATCGGCATAGAAACTGGCCACACCAAATTGAGTTACAGGCACATTCCGTTGTTTATTCAATGCAATGCTGTCCTTATTGATTTGCGCTTTTGACGCAAAAAATGAGAACATCAGTGCTGCTACAACCAATAAATTTTTCATCGACTTAGAGTTTTATAGGGTCTTACTATCAAAATACCGTTGGCATAAGGTGCGGTCTTCCCCGTACACATCGTTATAAAACCTAATACCTCCGTTCTTTTCCTCACAGGTAAAATACCTGATAAAAATGGGCACTCTGGTAAAACCGGTTACATAATGCTTTTCCTTCCTGTTTATCCAACTCCGCAGGGTATCGGATGGGAACCGCAGGGTGTCATTTCTCACCAAAAAATCGGCCAATTTCATAAAATCCTTAATTCTTACACAACCATGACTCAAAGCGCGGTTCTCTTTTGAGAAAAGCCAGCGGGCATTGGTGTCGTGCAAATAAACATCGTATTTATTTACGAAGTTGAACTTCAACACACCCAATGAGTTATCATCACCCTGCCGTTGTTTTATCAGGTAGGGGAAGTAATTTTTGTTATATTTTCCCCAATTCAGGCTATCTGGGTTCAGCACATTATCATTGTTGTCGACCACCATCAGGTTCTGTTTATTCAGGTACCCCGATGGGTTGGCCTTGATCTTAGGTAACATCTCCTTGAAAATGATACTGTAAGGGACCGTCCATTGCGGGTATGTGATAAAATTCACCACATTCGAGGTCAGCAATGGCGTTCTTGTTTTTGGCTGCCCCACAATAACGTTCGATTCCATCACAATCATATCCGAGTCTATGATCTTCATGCTATATGCCGGGATGTTAACCCAGATATAAGTAGTTGGCATTGAATCGGGTAATAATTTATATCGATCCAGTGTAATGGCTATTTTTTAAATTTCTCCCAGTTGTTGGCATTCAGGCTGTTTACCGTGGTGGAATTCAACTTCCCGGTTTCCGGTAATCCCTTATCCCGCTGATACTTACTAATTATCAACTT
The Niastella koreensis GR20-10 genome window above contains:
- a CDS encoding septal ring lytic transglycosylase RlpA family protein; this translates as MKNLLVVAALMFSFFASKAQINKDSIALNKQRNVPVTQFGVASFYADKFEGQRTCTDVVFTQKKLTAACNTLPLNCWIKVTNLRNKKTVLVKINDRMHPSNPRLIDMSKAAAVALGYTGHGLTKVKIEYLGKNKPDDGEIAGNN
- a CDS encoding L,D-transpeptidase family protein yields the protein MPTTYIWVNIPAYSMKIIDSDMIVMESNVIVGQPKTRTPLLTSNVVNFITYPQWTVPYSIIFKEMLPKIKANPSGYLNKQNLMVVDNNDNVLNPDSLNWGKYNKNYFPYLIKQRQGDDNSLGVLKFNFVNKYDVYLHDTNARWLFSKENRALSHGCVRIKDFMKLADFLVRNDTLRFPSDTLRSWINRKEKHYVTGFTRVPIFIRYFTCEEKNGGIRFYNDVYGEDRTLCQRYFDSKTL